Sequence from the bacterium genome:
TGCGTTCAATATAGTATCTATACCAGTATCTATCCGGTCCAGACACCACGATCACGGGAGAGTTTATGTCTACTCGATCTGTATAGGGCAGTCAACAAAATATGTTGCGCAGGTTTTAAAACGCATAAGGCATCTGTTATTCTGGCTTATACCAATAGTACTGCTTTTATCAGGCACAGGCGGATGGTACATGGCAAAACGCAGCCTGACACCTGTTGCAAAAATTACGAAAACAGCAAAAGAAATCGAACTCCAAAACCTGGACAAACGTCTTCCCGCACCAAGAGTTGACGATGAACTGGGGAGGCTCACAACTACTTTTAACGACATGATTGACAGATTAGAGAAGGGCGTAAATAAAATCCAGCAGTTTACTGCAGATGCTTCTCATGAGCTAAGAACACCTTTGACAATTATAAGAGGAGAAATTGAAGTTACACTGCGCCGTACCAGAACAAACAGGGAATACAAAGAAAAACTTAATGATATACTTTCGGAAATATTATGGATGAATAAAATTGTTGAAAATCTGCTTACATTTTCAAAAGCAGATTCGGATAAAAATTTTCTGGAATTAAAAAGCACAAGGCCTGACAAGCTTGTAAAAGAAGTTGTGGACGCATTTAAAAGCGCTGCATATACAAAGGGTATTACTGTTGAATACAAATCAGGAAGAGGGATTGATAATATTTTTATAGACAGAGACAGAATAAGGCAGGTTGTATCAAATCTGATTGATAATGCGATAAAATACACAGGTAAAGACGGGAATGTAGAGGTTCTTTTATCTAAACATGAAAAAGGGATGGCCATTGCTGTCAGTGATACAGGCATAGGAATTAAAAAAGAAGATTTACCATTTGTATTCGATCGTTTTTTCCGGACAGATAAATCAAGAACCAGGTTTGGCAGCAGTACAGGCCTGGGCCTCTCAATATGCAAATTGATTGTTGAAGCCCATAACGGAAACATTACAATTCAGAGCAAGCCGGGCACAGGCACAACTGTTCAGGTTTTTCTGCCCCACAATCCTTCTGAAGTTTAAAAGACTGTCCCGTCCTGAAATAGGTATAGGGTATAAAGGAATACGACATAGATATTTTACCGGCATCTGAAAATTTCCGTTAAAAAAATGTTAAAAAACGAACGTCCCGAGAATCAGGACAAACTGTTTGAGCCCGATTCTCTTTAAAAAAAATATGATAGCCAGAATCGGGAGGAAAAACCAGGGGGAGGATGGGTTAATCACAAATGCATGCAATCACCCACCACCTCTGGATGCCCGTTTTCACGGGCATGACAAGCCAACAACCCGTCATTCTGAAAGAGCAAAAGCGACTGACCACTCCCCCTGCAGCTTCACCGCACCAATAATATTTTTACTATACTCTCAAATTTTCCCGCACAGAGCCGTACAAGATAAAC
This genomic interval carries:
- a CDS encoding HAMP domain-containing protein, with protein sequence MEIKFPIVVRLALWNTAVLLMALLLFGYLSYYFVSRELYSEQKTLLQESGEQVSEIMRIRDGSLYIRHLKYELREELNFTEKGIFFEITDRRGETVFRSPNFPYHLEIKDKIPEDRLGRFYDRQGSAFNIVSIPVSIRSRHHDHGRVYVYSICIGQSTKYVAQVLKRIRHLLFWLIPIVLLLSGTGGWYMAKRSLTPVAKITKTAKEIELQNLDKRLPAPRVDDELGRLTTTFNDMIDRLEKGVNKIQQFTADASHELRTPLTIIRGEIEVTLRRTRTNREYKEKLNDILSEILWMNKIVENLLTFSKADSDKNFLELKSTRPDKLVKEVVDAFKSAAYTKGITVEYKSGRGIDNIFIDRDRIRQVVSNLIDNAIKYTGKDGNVEVLLSKHEKGMAIAVSDTGIGIKKEDLPFVFDRFFRTDKSRTRFGSSTGLGLSICKLIVEAHNGNITIQSKPGTGTTVQVFLPHNPSEV